A stretch of Chionomys nivalis chromosome 2, mChiNiv1.1, whole genome shotgun sequence DNA encodes these proteins:
- the LOC130868379 gene encoding vomeronasal type-1 receptor 4-like has product MASRDKAVGIFFLSQTILGILGNLALLCCLSLSNLSGNKARPIDLIIKHLSWANILVLLSKGIPQTMAAFDRTYSLDNSLCKLVFYFHRVARGVSLGATSLLSVFQAITISPINSRWAQLKARVPRIIGPSLGLCWTLYLLINSFLIMIVTNMNDKGNLTDFRQSLYCVVVKLSKHSYIAYAIILASNDVICLGLMMWASGSMVLTLFQHKQSVKHIHRSLSTKSSPETKATQRILILVSSFVVLFVTSVTLMMYFSFQDGTDTWVVNANVAMSACFPALCPFLLIRQYTRDLHPCST; this is encoded by the coding sequence ATGGCATCCAGAGACAAGGCTGTGGGGATATTCTTTCTGTCCCAGACCATACTGGGCATTCTGGGGAACTTAGCCTTGCTTTGCTGTCTTAGTCTCTCTAACTTAAGTGGGAACAAGGCAAGGCCCATAGATCTGATTATCAAACACTTGAGCTGGGCTAACATCTTGGTGCTTCTCTCCAAAGGAATCCCTCAGACAATGGCTGCTTTTGACAGGACATATTCTTTAGACAACAGTTTGTGTAAACTTGTATTTTACTTTCATAGAGTTGCCAGGGGAGTATCTCTTGGTGCAACATCCCTATTGAGTGTCTTTCAGGCCATCACCATCAGCCCCATCAATTCCAGGTGGGCACAGCTCAAGGCAAGAGTTCCCCGCATCATTGGTCCTTCCCTGGGCCTTTGCTGGACCCTGTATCTTCTTATAAATAGCTTCCTTATAATGATAGTGACTAATATGAATGATAAAGGAAATCTTACTGACTTTAGACAATCTCTGTACTGTGTAGTAGTAAAACTTTCCAAGCATTCTTATATAGCATATGCTATCATATTGGCCTCCAATGATGTTATCTGTTTGGGACTCATGATGTGGGCCAGTGGCTCTATGGTGTTGACCTTGTTCCAGCATAAACAGAGCGTCAAGCATATCCACAGATCCCTGTCTACTAAATCATCCCCTGAGACGAAAGCCACACAAAGAATTCTTATCCTAGTGAGCAGTTTTGTGGTCCTTTTCGTAACCTCTGTGACCTTAATGATGTATTTTTCTTTCCAGGATGGGACAGATACATGGGTGGTCAATGCCAATGTGGCTATGAGTGCATGTTTCCCTGCACTCTGCCCCTTTCTGCTCATCAGACAATACACCAGGGATCTTCATCCTTGCAGTACTTGA